One Coregonus clupeaformis isolate EN_2021a chromosome 21, ASM2061545v1, whole genome shotgun sequence DNA window includes the following coding sequences:
- the LOC121535434 gene encoding SLAM family member 5-like isoform X2, whose translation MGTLVHFTIAILLTFILQAEPSAETPVFVLKGQDVHLDVQTNITLRKDIDVLFWNFETSVNVAKYPPKVTFERFKGRAEIIEGNFSLLLKNLQEGDSGCYTAVVSGNKDTNVTTYMLVVQARVEPPVLTVNSVSSINGTCNVTVTCRGQNSSVTSICNNSTCSQVGGESRGAETSTVPLLSVYVAGGSIICNHSNQVSWAKDTKEIMELCRMTSGVTPLP comes from the exons AGCCCAGTGCCGAGACCCCTGTGTTTGTGCTGAAGGGACAGGATGTTCATCTGGATGTCCAGACAAATATTACACTGAGAAAGGATATTGATGTGCTATTTTGGAATTTTGAAACATCAGTCAATGTTGCAAAGTACCCCCCAAAAGTAACCTTTGAAAGGTTCAAAGGTAGGGctgaaattattgagggaaacttCTCTCTGCTACTGAAGAACCTACAGGAAGGAGACAGTGGATGTTATACTGCAGTAGTGTCTGGTAACAAAGACACCAACGTTACTACATACATGTTGGTAGTCCAAG CGAGGGTTGAGCCTCCAGTCCTGACAGTGAACTCTGTCTCCTCCATCAATGGCACCTGTAATGTGACTGTGACCTGCAGAGGCCAGAACAGCTCTGTCACCTCCATCTGTAACAACAGCACCTGCTCTCAggtgggaggagagagtagaggggctGAGACCTCCACTGTCCCCCTGCTCTCTGTCTATGTGGCAGGGGGTTCCATCATCTGTAACCACAGCAACCAAGTCAGCTGGGCCAAAGACACCAAGGAGATAATGGAACTCTGTCGAATGACATCTG GAGTCACACCTTTGCCGTAG
- the LOC121535434 gene encoding SLAM family member 9-like isoform X1, with amino-acid sequence MGTLVHFTIAILLTFILQAEPSAETPVFVLKGQDVHLDVQTNITLRKDIDVLFWNFETSVNVAKYPPKVTFERFKGRAEIIEGNFSLLLKNLQEGDSGCYTAVVSGNKDTNVTTYMLVVQARVEPPVLTVNSVSSINGTCNVTVTCRGQNSSVTSICNNSTCSQVGGESRGAETSTVPLLSVYVAGGSIICNHSNQVSWAKDTKEIMELCRMTSGNYNYALTVGTPVGVAGFGGTAALIGFILWRKQKKRGKEEIISTDYATVMVRYIRYLTSLVLCHC; translated from the exons AGCCCAGTGCCGAGACCCCTGTGTTTGTGCTGAAGGGACAGGATGTTCATCTGGATGTCCAGACAAATATTACACTGAGAAAGGATATTGATGTGCTATTTTGGAATTTTGAAACATCAGTCAATGTTGCAAAGTACCCCCCAAAAGTAACCTTTGAAAGGTTCAAAGGTAGGGctgaaattattgagggaaacttCTCTCTGCTACTGAAGAACCTACAGGAAGGAGACAGTGGATGTTATACTGCAGTAGTGTCTGGTAACAAAGACACCAACGTTACTACATACATGTTGGTAGTCCAAG CGAGGGTTGAGCCTCCAGTCCTGACAGTGAACTCTGTCTCCTCCATCAATGGCACCTGTAATGTGACTGTGACCTGCAGAGGCCAGAACAGCTCTGTCACCTCCATCTGTAACAACAGCACCTGCTCTCAggtgggaggagagagtagaggggctGAGACCTCCACTGTCCCCCTGCTCTCTGTCTATGTGGCAGGGGGTTCCATCATCTGTAACCACAGCAACCAAGTCAGCTGGGCCAAAGACACCAAGGAGATAATGGAACTCTGTCGAATGACATCTG GGAACTACAACTATGCTCTCACAGTCGGGACACCTGTCGGCGTTGCTGGTTTCGGTGGCACTGCTGCCCTGATTGGTTTTATTCTTTGGCGAAAGCAAAAAAAAC GTGGCAAAGAGGAAATTATAAGCACAGATTACGCCACAGTCATGGTAAGATACATCAGATATTTAACATCACTGGTACTGTGTCACTGTTGA